In Emys orbicularis isolate rEmyOrb1 chromosome 12, rEmyOrb1.hap1, whole genome shotgun sequence, one genomic interval encodes:
- the LOC135886170 gene encoding olfactory receptor 6F1-like → MYFFLCNLSFLEIWYTTACVPKAIGVMLGTSQTISFIICILQLFFLLSMGSTECFLLAVMAYDCYLAICHPLRYSSFMNNTFSAQLALLSWLCGFLAISVLASLISRLSFCGPNIINHFLCDVDSWIALSCTDTSLVELATFIVSIIVIVVSCAITLISYIYIISTILRIPSAQGQQKAFSTCLAHLTVVTIWYGSIIFLYAKPSAQNSMDLNKTINIFNTIVTPLLNPFIYTLRNKEVKETLGKVLSGI, encoded by the coding sequence ATGTATTTCTTTCTCTGTAAtctctccttcctggagatcTGGTACACCACAGCATGTGTTCCCAAGGCCATTGGTGTCATGCTGGGGACAAGCCAAACCATTTCATTCATTATTTGCATCCTGCAattgttttttctcctctctaTGGGCTCCACAGAATGTTTCCTTCTGGCTGTCATGGCCTATGACTGCTATCTGGCCATATGCCATCCATTGAGATACTCATCCTTTATGAACAACACCTTCTCTGCTCAACTGGCCCTCCTCTCTTGGCTGTGCGGGTTCCTGGCTATCTCTGTGTTGGCATCTCTAATATCTAGGTTGTCTTTCTGTGGCCCTAACATCATCAATCATTTTCTTTGTGATGTAGATTCCTGGATAGCACTCTCCTGCACTGACACCAGCCTTGTTGAGCTTGCAACATTCATTGTCTCAATCATCGTTATTGTGGTCTCATGTGCAATAACCCTGATCTCCTACATTTACATTATCTCCACCATCTTGAGAATCCCATCAGCCCAAGGCcagcaaaaggccttttccacttgCTTGGCCCATCTCACTGTTGTGACTATCTGGTATGGCTCCATCATTTTTCTGTATGCCAAGCCTTCTGCACAGAACTCAATGGATTTGAACAAAACAATCAACATCTTTAACACTATTGTAACTCCATTATTAAACCCTTTCATTTACACTCTAAGAAACAAAGAGGTGAAGGAAACCTTGGGAAAGGTGTTGAGTGGGATATGA